The sequence below is a genomic window from Bradyrhizobium septentrionale.
GATGGTCTTCTGATCGCCACCTCCCGCCGTGATCAGGGTCTTCGAGGCGGAAATGCGCACCTGGCGCGCGGACCCAAGATCGTGCAGCTCCGCCTTCTCGAGCCTTCCGCCCAGATCGGCCGAGATGACGCGCCCTCCGGTCGTGATCGCAATATCCTCGAGCATCGCCTTGCGCCAATGGCCGAACTCCGGCGGATGAATCGCGGCGACCTTGAAATTGGATTTCTCCCGACGCGCCAGCAATTGCATGATGACCGACGGCGCCACTTCCTCGGCGATGATCAGCAAAGGTCGCCCGCTCTTCTCGATGAGCGAGATCACACCGGCGAGTTGCTCCCCGGCCTGGATCTTGAGATCGGTCATGACGATGAACGGATTGTCGAGAACCACCTGCATTTTCTCGACGTCGGTGACCATGTGGTGTGAAAGATAGCCGCGATCGAAGGCCATGCCTTCAACGATTTCCAGCGTCGTCTCGACCGTGTTGCCGAACTCCACCGCGACGATTCCGTGATTGCCGGCGCGCTCGAAGGCTTCGCCCACCATGTCGCCAAGCGCTGTGTCGTTGGCGGCAATGCTCGCGACAGCCCGCAGGCCGGCAGGCCCCTGCAGCGGTCTCGCCGACCGTCGCAACGCCGTGATGGTCTCGGTAACCGCCAGTTCCAGCCCTTCAACCAGCTCGACCGGATTGGCGCCGGCCGCCAGACATTTCAGGCCTTCCTGCACAAGAACATCGGCGAGCACGGTGGCCGTGGTGGTGCCGTCCCCCGCCACCTCATTGGTTCGCGCTGAAACCTCGCGCAACACCTGAGCGCCCATATTCTCAAACGGGCATTCAAGTTCGATTTCGCTGGCAATGCTGACGCCATCGCGCGACACGATCGGCGTGCCGATCGGTCGGTCCATGATCGCGTTCATGCCCTTCGGACCCAGCGTCCCGCGTACCGCCTTGGCGAGCTTGGCGACGCCCCGGCCCAGCGCGGCCCGCGCAGCTTCATCGTGCAACATGATCTTCGGCATTCTAAATCCCCGACTTTGCCTTGAGGTCGTCTGGTCTGGACTGGTTCTCGATGCTGCGCACCGGCATTACGGCCCTGCTACGTACCGGGCGATGCCGGCATCGTCCTCGATTTCGGTACGAACGGTGTCTCGAGGTCGAACCGCACGGCAAGCAGGCCACGGCACAGCGCGCCGTTGAATTCGGCATTGATACCGACGC
It includes:
- a CDS encoding molecular chaperone GroEL; this translates as MPKIMLHDEAARAALGRGVAKLAKAVRGTLGPKGMNAIMDRPIGTPIVSRDGVSIASEIELECPFENMGAQVLREVSARTNEVAGDGTTTATVLADVLVQEGLKCLAAGANPVELVEGLELAVTETITALRRSARPLQGPAGLRAVASIAANDTALGDMVGEAFERAGNHGIVAVEFGNTVETTLEIVEGMAFDRGYLSHHMVTDVEKMQVVLDNPFIVMTDLKIQAGEQLAGVISLIEKSGRPLLIIAEEVAPSVIMQLLARREKSNFKVAAIHPPEFGHWRKAMLEDIAITTGGRVISADLGGRLEKAELHDLGSARQVRISASKTLITAGGGDQKTIAARREQVLRQYDAAPENIERDKFQERIAKLSGGTAMILAGGATPVEQKRRTQLIEDAINATRAALEEGIVPGGGVALLRIAARLDELIDRLDGGARQGAELLQRALSRPLFYIAANAGLNGEAEVAKIAKATNGHGLDVRNGSAVDLVEAGIIDPVKVCYSAVRNAASVAGLILTTQTLIAKKPDDYDPTAGPARGGGAELL